The window AACTGTAGCTGAAGGTACTGACATCATTCCAACTAGCTGCAACATGGCAAATTAGATTCATGTTACAGGACACACAAAATGAAGATCACAAACCCAATGAAAGCTTTGGTAACATTGTACATCAGTTAGAAAGTAGAATTCCTTAGTGACTGCTTTACTGGCAGCACTTCAGGTAACAGATTAAGGGCCAAACTGCTTGTTGAAAATATATTATTTAATTAGCTATTTGGCACAAACAATCATGAAGCAGCAGCATATGGACATTGCAAAATTCATGAACTTGGATATCCTAGTTAAAAATAAGAACAGATAATTTAAGTGATGTTACCTTTGAATAGTAGTCAATTGCAGTCTTGAAATCCTTATCTCGAAATGCAATATCACCAAACTTCTTTGTGTTcagcatctcttgcacttgctgAGTCCATTCTTGAAAGGACAACTTCAGTTTTTACAGCAGCATAAACATGCACCAAATAAAACTAGCTTATCTTAACAGAGCAAATGAATGAGATTTCATAATTTCTAAATACTTGAGCAAATGGGAATAAGAAAAGGAGATAGGCAAAAAAAAGCATATGACATATTCTGTGCACAAGAAAAATAGCCAAAAAGGAGTTTAATAAGCAAATGTGTACAACAGCATCCTAAGTTTAAGCCTGACAAAATACTCGGTTATCCAGTGTAAATGATTGCCTTCTTAACTACAGACGAGAAAGAATTATAAGTTATTGATGAAAGTCAGCTTCTCTCCATACAGAAGAGAAGATGTCTTAGATGCTTGATCCCCACTGTATTTTCACCAAAGCATTTTTTTTCAATTTAATCATGCAATGCCAACATAACTAATCATATTTAATTGTAAACTAGCATAGGAAAGGTGCAGGAAACCATATGCCAAAACAAATCAAGTATAAGACCTTCAAGAACAAGTTAGCAGTTAATTTGAGAGAGGACTAGAAAAATGCCAAGTCGACACAAATCGTGACAAAGGAAAGTTCACCACATAAATGATGACCTAACAGCAGGTGCCTCATAAATGAGGAATGATACATGAATTGTATGTTACCTCATTTTCTGCACCTTCATCGTCTTTGTAACCTGTTTTGAGCAATATATCATGTACTGCTGTAAGGTCCATTCCGGCGCATGCCTTTCCAAGTGGAGAAAGAATAGTAGGTAAGACCGACGCGGTTTTTGTGATGCCCATCAACACATGCGACGCCACCTAAATTATGATTGATAAAATAAGTTAATTGTGTTACTGTAGGCAACGCAGAACATTAATAATCCAAAAGATGGTTGAAGCTGCTTACCTCCTTTTGCTTCTGAAGAGGCCCAACAGAAGACAATAAATACTTTATATTGGGTCTGTCCCTAGCTTCAAACTGCAAGCACTTTGATGCAAGATCGACTAATTTTGAAGCATCTTCATTAGCATATTGCCCTTCTAAGGAGGAATCCATCAATAGCAGTATGTTCTTTCCCCTTATCAAATCAAGTGCCTGTAATTCGAAACAAATGACGTGAGAAATTCACTGGCATGGCAACAGTGATGGATGACAATACAACACCCTAGCATAATGCTGATATGTTCTTTGGGCTGCACTTGGCTTCAAGTATAAGGGTATGTTTGGATGGTGAACAAAACCAACCATACCATCTTTTAGTCTTAGCCAAAATTTTGGCTCTTGTTTGGATGGTTACCAATATTTTGGCATATCTGTGCTCTCTAATCAACTCTTGTTCACTTTTCTAGCAAACATTGGCCAAAAAAAAAACATGGACAACCAAAACCTTAAGCAAAATATTGGCTAGCCAAATTTTGGTAGGGTTGGCTTCGGCtcaaaccaaacacaccctaagaCATTCCAGATGAGATGGTTATGTGCCCTGCTTATTATCAATCAAGAAATCTAGTCCTTAGAAGATTCAAGCTAATGGTTCAAAACTCATTTGAGCTTCCAGCACGATAATTAAATAACAGTATGGTACTATCCATGATGCAAGAAACTGATAACAAGAAAAGTGAAGATTGAAATGAAGCATACATGACTTGGAGGAATGTGTTTCCCACTCAAAAGATCCAACAGAACTGTTCCGTAGCTATATATCACACTCTCAGCGATGACTCTGCCTGCCATTAAAGAGTCAAGCAGAAATTATTCAGTGCAGTCCAAAGAGCACGTGCTGAGCAGTTCAGGAATAAAAAGAGAAAATGCGATCAGTTTATCGCAACGACCCACAAGGTACCTATCATCTGATACTGAGGGAACACGGAAGTGTTTTTAAAAGATAAATTCATTACAGGTTCACAGATTACCTCTGTGGACACAATAAGAGCACTAATCTTATATCTAATGAGCTTAAAATAAGTCCACATCTTCACTTGTAATGGATAACACCAATGGTATTAGCTAATTATGAACTTGGAGGGATCATGTGGTCATGCGTACCCGTTCGTAGGAACTCTGGCGGGGTGTAAGCCAGGTTAGTGCTATAACTTTTTCCGTCGCGGCTGTTCTTCATTAGCCCAAAACTTGACAAGCGAGGATCACCTTCCTGATGGCAAACATATGTTGTTCATGACAATGAGAATTTGCTCAGTAGCTACAGAGGTCAATCAAATTTCATAAAAAGTTTCATGAGAAAAATTCCATGTTCATGTAAGGAGTAACAGCAGCTATGATGCAAAAGTCAGCTGTAAAGAAGTAGCCAAACTAGATTTCCATCGGTAAGGTGATCCTTGCTTGTCAAGTACCTATCGAACCAGACAGGCAAAGCCATGCGTACCTCATCAAAAAGTACTCTGTAGGCATTCAAGTCATGATAGATTTTCCTGTTCTCTGCATTGCAATGATCGAGAGCTTGTGCAATGTAGTGTGCGACCCTCAACCGCATTTCCCATGGCAACGGCTGCTTATCCCCTGCGAAGAGGCAGACCACACTCCAGTCAAACAACAAAACAAATATAGCACCACATGGTATGTGTGGTAAGCATCTTCATATTTGAAATTAAGTCATGATTATGATGATTTAGGTAAAATCCAAAAAGAAATATAGGAAGAGAGAAAATGCAGACACGCCCAGATGGTCCTGGCAAATTAACCACATCTGTTTATGCACGAGACAGCAAGAGACAAATGTGGTAATGGCAGAGGTGCATTAAGCTCTTCAATCAATGCAGAGGGGAATCATGTTTTGATCCAACCTCCACGGATCAAGTAGTAGTAGTACGTCAGAGCCCGTAGCAACAACAACTATAACTAGCTGGATATTATGGATATGAATAGACAGTAGCACGTACAGTGGAAGAGGTGCTTGGACAATGTGTCGTTGGGCATGTACTCCGCGACGAGCAGCCTCTCGTCACCCTCGGCGCAGCAGCCAATGAGGTTGACGAGGCGCTTGTGCCGCACCTTCCCCACGCCGGCCGCTTCCGCCTGCAGCAATCAAACCGTAAGATCCGGAACGGGATCCTCGAGCGGAGACGCACAAACAGACAAGGCATTTGCATTGGGGTGCAGGGGCGAGGGGGCGCGTACGAGGAACTGCTGCGGGTCGGGCCACGAGAGGCGGGAGAAGCGCTTGACGGCGATGAGGCGGCCGCCGTCGAGGCGGCCCCGGTAGACGACGTTGGGCGCCTTCTCGCCGCTCTCGGAGACGATGAGGTCGGCGCTGAAGCCCTTGGTGGCGGCCCGCAGCTCGGCGAGCCCGAACTCCCTGAAGACCGGCACCGCCCGCTTCGCCCCGTCCTTGTCGTCGCCGTCCGCGCCCGCCCCGTCCGCTCCGTTCGCCGCCTCTTCCGAGGAGCAAGAGAGCAGGCCAGATTAGATTCGTTCCGGACACACGCATTCGCTGGGGGGTTAGGGTTTAGGAGGCGGCGGCAATGGCGGCGGGCCCGCCTGCCTGCTTGATTGCTTACCGGGATCTGCGGAGTCGTCGGGCGGgagggcggcgtcggcgtcgggcgGGAGCGGCTTCCCCGCCGGCTTGGACTGGAAGCACCCCATCGGAGATCTGCTAGCCTGCCAGCGAATGGAACGCGAGCGGTGGAACGAAggtgggggagggagggagggagagcgTGTGTGAATGTGGACTGGTGGAAGGAGGAAGCAGGAGAGGCGAGTGTGGCAGAGTGAGGTCACTGGGGTGGGAGGCAGCGCTCCGAGAGAAGCGCGGCGGCAGCAGAGCGGGGCAGGGATCCGCTGGGTGCGCACCAAACACCGCGCAGCAGCCGTACGCTGCTAGTACTGTGTATAATTTTTTTATAAATGGAAAAAGGATGCAGAAAACATCATTAGATTCAATAGAGTATTTTGCAAAGACGAAAGAAGTATCTGCTCTTCTGTCTATTGTGTATTCATTCGATCAGATCAGAATCAAATCGATGGTTTATGATGAACGAGGGACCGACCGACCAAGCAATGCTGTGCGCAGAAGATGAATAAGGCCAGTAGAATCTGCCTCTGATTCTTTTCTTTCGAGAATACCAGCTGCCTCTACTTCCATTAAAAAAATTGGCAGGCTAACATTTTGGCTAGATTTGCATTATCCGCATTATCCAGCTAAACTTGACCACAGTGCATAggcatgatttttttttcaatcATCCACACCTAAATAAATCCAAAAAATGGCTGGATACACCAGAATTTGCACAATATTGTTCATATGTGGCATATCTTTCTTTTTTTTTAAGTTAGGAGGAGAGCTGCTAAGATTCCATTAAGAAAAAGTACGTTGATGGCAAGAACTGCTTGCTCGGTCTATTAAAGGCGAACCGGACAAACACCTGAACAGAGCAACTACACCTAGTTAAACTAAGTCGCTAGCACCATAAGACATGCAAAAATGCCGGAAAAAACTGAACATGACGGAGCAGAGCACATCGCAGCCCATTGCGGTGTCATCGTACATCATCCGTCGCACTTGCGACCCGATGACTTGGAATTCGCTGCAACAACACAGGAGCACCCGCATCGGCATGTCCGCCACAGGCGTGTTCTTCAACCTCATCAACGTTGGAGAGAAGACATATCTAAAGAGAGGCGGACAGTGCCGCTTCGATCCCGAGAGGAGGATGAACAAGGCTTGCCTGACGCTCCACGCATGTCAAGTGTGATTCTGCTACCCTCCACGGCCAACCACGGACGGCCGCGCTGTCAAAGGCTCCACAGTCGAAGCCCGACCATCCAGACCACTGCCAACAAGGTGCGCCCACCAACAACCTCTCTCAAAACAATGCTTCCAGCGAAATAAGGTCGCCAAGGCCACCCCATTGTTGATCCTACAAGGCGGATATATATTTCCACCCGAAGAAGGATCCCAAAGGTAGGAGGGTGAGCGATCTCCTCGgtgatgccttcaagaaggaaagCGGCATCCTAACTTCCCCGTCGCTcgttgatacgtcttcaacgtatctataatttttgattgtgtcatgctattatattatcaatcttggatccTTTATATGcattttatgctattttatatcacttttttggactaatctattaacccagtgtctagtgccagttgttgttttctgcttatttttggcttttcagaaaatcaataccaaacaaagtccaaacacgatgaagctttacggtgatttttttggaccagaagggaccctagAAGGTTCGAGAGGAGACCAAAAGAGCTGCAGGAGAGCCACGAGCTCACAGGGCGCGCCCCTAAGCTCGTGGGCCCCACGCAACTTcgtttgacctaattccacctctataaattcacgtatattcccaaaccaacagagagccacccgaaacactttttccgccgccgcaagcttctgttcatCCGCGGTCCCATCTGGAGGCTTTTcacggtactctgccggagggggaatcaatcacgaagggcttctacatcatccttgctaccttccgatgatgcgtgagtagttcactacagacctacgggtccatagctagtagttagatggcttcttctctctctgtGTGTGATCTTCAAtgcaatgttctcctcgatcttcttggagttctatctgatgtaatcttattttgtggtgtgtttgttgggatccaatgaattgtgggtttatgatcagattattcattgaatGAAATTGAGCCTTTTATGAAATTTATTATGCAtaattgttatagctttgtatttctctccgatttATCCTTTTGGtctggccaactagattgatttatcttcactgggagaggtgctttataatgggttcaatcttgtggtgtcctcacccaatgacaggggtagcgaggcacgtatagTGTTGTTACCATTAAGGCTAAAACgacggggtttattcatattgattgggtttactttgtctacatcatgtcatcttgcttaaggcgttactccgtttgTCATGAACTTGATAccatagatgcatgttggatagtggtcgattggtggagtaatagtaatagacgcaggcaggagtcggtctacttgtcacggacatgatgcctatatacatgatcattgccatgaatatgtcataactatgcgcttttctaccaactgcccaacaataatttgtttacccactgtatgctatgtGTTTGacagagaagcctctagtgaaaactatggcccccgggtcgaCTTTTATCATATTGCTAAAAaacaaaaatactttgctacaattttactcttttattttacttttatttttaTCTATCTATTAGTATCAGAATTGATCCTTGAaagtaacgagttcaaggggattgacaaccctcttgcccgcgttgggtgcaagtatttacTTTTGTGTGTGTAGGTACTGAAGATAGGAATTTGCGTGGTTTTCCTATTGGgtcgataaccttggttctcaccgagagaaatacttatctctattgtacCGCTTCAcccctcctcttcggggaaatcccaatGCAGTTTACAGGTAGGAGGAAGAATTTATGGCGTCTTTGCTGGGGCGACACGTCAAATTCTTGACAGGTTCCTACATACAAACTATCATCTACTTGTTATACTTtctatttgcctttttatttgtcGTTTTGTTTGCCTCTCTTTTTCATCTCCCTCCACTTCTctaaaaaatcagaaacacaaaaatattttacTTTGTTAATTTGCTTGTTTGCTTGCAATAATCATGTCATCACACAAAAACAAAAGAGTAAAGActtatggatccacttaaagttttctacttggatcatctttgatccatTTGTGCTCATGCTATCAacccaactagtttagttgaggaaaaatcattagatgagcatgcttattTTGTGCGTCAGTGGTTGTCTCAAAAGGGGAGACTCATATGGAATCAAAGAAATTGTTTGCTATACTATGCTTGGGATCTATgcgaaatatatgattttacttgttgctctagaaAGGACCTTAAAAAGCAACTTTCCTACCTaagtgagtttaatgataatgaaatcttattttcttatgctaagggtgtttatagttactatgatatcgaaaaagttgaagaaattgttgcttttaagggtgttTTACCTCCACAAGAGGGCCTggacctgggtaaaacatcgtctCTCTGTTCCTGTTACCATCTATCTGAGATCCACaactcgggaccccctaccccgaggtctgccggtttTCACACCGACACCGTGGGACTTGCTTGAGGCCATAAAGAGCCTTGTTGAGTCTggagactttgtcaggatgctttggatcctCAAAACCTGGTGGTTGAaaaacatatacttcttcctcgagcttaccattgaggattgcacttttcacatccatttgatataagtgATCATTGTGATGGTTAGCATATGCAAGCACTATACgtatagcttcaagcctagcaaCATGTGCAAATGTCTCACTGAAATCAATACcctcaacctgtgtgtagccttgtgCTACAAGACGGGCCTTATTCCTCGCCACTTGGCCATTTTTGTCTTGTTTGTTGCAGTAGATCCACTTGGTGCCGATGACATTGTGCTTGCGTGGATCGGGACAATTGAAAAGCTCCGACACATTGTTGAACTCGAATTTTTgcaattcttcttgcatggcttgaatccattcgggatccagaaatgcttcataaactttggtgggctctgtgatagagacaaatgcaaaatgcccacaaaagttagctaagtgtgaagctcttgagcgagtgaggggaccaggtgcattgatgtttgatacgtctccaacgtatctataatttttgattgcttcatgctatattatattctgtttagGATGATTactgggctttgttatacacttttatattatttttgggactaacctattaaccggaggcccagcccaaattgatgtttttttgcctattttagggtttcgcagaaaaaggatatcaaacggaatccaaacggaatgaaaccttcgggaacgtgatttttggaacgaatgtgagccagaagacttggagtccacgCCAGGGCATCACCCAGGGGGgaacgaggtagggggcgcgcctaccccccccccccaggcgcgccctccaccctcgtggggcccatgttgctccaccgacgtacttcttcctcctatatatacctatgtacccccaaactaccagacacagagccaaaaacctaattccaccgacgcaaccttctgtacccgtgagatcccatcttggggccttttccggcgctccgcctgagggggcattgatcacggagggcttctacatcaacaccatagcctctccgatgatgtgtgagtagtttacttcagaccttagggtccatagttattagctagatggcttcttctctctttttggatctcaatacaaagttcttgccctctcttgtggagatctgtttgatgtaatcttcttttgcggtgtgtttgttgagaccgatcaattgtgggtttatgatcatgtttatctatgaacaatatttgaatcttctctaaattcttttatgtatgattggttatctttgcaagtctcttcgaattatcggattagtttggcctactagattgatctttcttgcaatgggagaagtgcttagctttgggttcaatcttgcggtgtcctttcccagtgacagtaggggcagcaaggcacgtatagtattgttgccatcgaggataacaagatgggttttatttcatattgcatgagtttatccctctacatcatgtcatcttgcttaaggcgttactctgttcttataaacttaatactctagatgcatgctggatagcggtcgatgtgtggagtaatagtagtagatgcaggcaggagtcggtctacttgtctcggacgtgatgcctatatacatgatcatacctagatattctcataactatgctcaattctgtcaattgctcaacagtaatttgttcacccaccgtaaatacttatgctctcgagagaagccactagtgaaacctatggcccccaggtctattttccatcatattaatcttccaacactttgttattttcattgccttttattttactttgcatctttattataaaaataccaaaaaaattatcttatcatatctatcagatctcactttcgtaagtgagcgtgaagggattgacaacccctttatcgcgttggttgcgaggagtttgtttacttgtgtaggtacgagggactcgcgcgtggcctcctactgggttgataccttggttctcaaaaactgagggaaatacttacgctactttactgcatcatcctttcctcttcaagggaaaaccaacgcagtgctcaagaggtagcaagaagatttctggcgccgttgccggggagtctacgcaagagtcaacataccaagtacccatcacaaacttaTCTCCCgtattacattatttgccatttgcctctcgttttcctctcccccacttcacccttgccgttttattcgccctctcttttccgttcgcctctttctcTTGGTCCTTGCGTtttctgccgttatgtctgaaattggggaaacttttgccgatatggacaataataataacATGGAAAATTTTGATGCTCTTTTCGAAGAACCCCCTATCTTAGATACAAAAAAAATCCGaatcggtagtggtaatattattgggaaaggggttattcaagatttctttacttgtgccggtgctttgccttctatgagtagatctattcttcatagaactagtagtcttgcggacgctattgccatgcttatagttgaacttgaaaggcaatttatgcacatgcatccttgcatacaaaggatttttctagaattttctaatattgagcattcttctgttaagcgcgCTGCTACCATCTTTTTGGCACATGaattcagatttataataaaagaggccaaagaaatctttgcgcactatagggtggacgctggccgtcctcccatagaagcgatcctctttgatcaagaggagataatgcgttttcaatctctagactatgttgcttttaacgaaaaccttagaaaaagggttcctaccaatgttctagttgatagaatttccaaacttaataatgattttgctatccgaaataatgagctaggatattctctcgagtataggctcacaaagttctgtcaaaagaatgcttataatgatgaattggttgtgcaatatgaagggccgaaggaggaacctatacctcccgAGATTGATCTCGGAGACtcttgtcccattaaatttatcccgtttgattacttttgcttgcctcaaagaaaacttgctgctgaacatagagaatatgaaatgagtttttgtgatctatcttattattatggcaatacctagatctatccgtatctttatgcctagctaggggcgttaaacggtatcgcttgttgggaggcaaccaattttattttagttttttgctttttgcttctatttagtaataaatattttgtttattttctggttagatttgtttttatgttttaattagtgtttgtgccaagttaaacctataggatcttcttggattaGAGTTATtggatcttgctgtaatttccagaaactttgcgctcagtgcaagaattgttaaaaatcaccagaacgtgataaaatactgattccaattgattcggatcaataaacaaattatctaggtcatcctattttggtagaattttttgagttccagaagtttgcgttagttacagattactacggactgttctgtttttgacagattctgtttttcgtgtgttgtttgcttattttgatgaatctgtggctagtaaaatagtttataaaccatagagaagttggaatacagtaggtttaacaccaatataaataaataatgagttcattacagtaccttgaagtggtgttttgttttctttcgctaatggagctcacgagattttctgctaagttttgtgttgtgaagttttcaagttttgggtaaaagatttgatggattatggaacaaggagtggcaagagcctaagcttggggatgcccatggcaccccaagataatctaaggacaccaaaaagccaaagcttggggatgccccggaaggcatccctcttttcgtctacttccatcggtaactttacttggagctatatttttatttaccacatgatatgtgttttgcttggagcgtcttgtaggatttgagtcttttctttttagtttaccacaatcatcttttgctgtacacaccttttgagagagacacacatgattcagaatttattagaatactctatgtgcttcacttatatcttttgagctatatagtttttgctctatgcttcacttatatcttttagagcatggcggtggttttgttttatagaaactattgttctctcatgcttcacttatattattttgagagtcctacaaaacagcatggtaaattgcttaaattgggaaattaatcctattATGTTAGGatgaataaaaaataaaaaactctcttatgagtgtgctgaatactaagagaagtttgatgcttgatgattgttttgagatatggaggtagtgatattaaagttgtgctagttgagtagttatgaaattgagaaatacttgtgttgaagtt is drawn from Aegilops tauschii subsp. strangulata cultivar AL8/78 chromosome 1, Aet v6.0, whole genome shotgun sequence and contains these coding sequences:
- the LOC109746326 gene encoding serine/threonine-protein kinase BSK2, which produces MGCFQSKPAGKPLPPDADAALPPDDSADPEAANGADGAGADGDDKDGAKRAVPVFREFGLAELRAATKGFSADLIVSESGEKAPNVVYRGRLDGGRLIAVKRFSRLSWPDPQQFLAEAAGVGKVRHKRLVNLIGCCAEGDERLLVAEYMPNDTLSKHLFHWDKQPLPWEMRLRVAHYIAQALDHCNAENRKIYHDLNAYRVLFDEEGDPRLSSFGLMKNSRDGKSYSTNLAYTPPEFLRTGRVIAESVIYSYGTVLLDLLSGKHIPPSHALDLIRGKNILLLMDSSLEGQYANEDASKLVDLASKCLQFEARDRPNIKYLLSSVGPLQKQKEVASHVLMGITKTASVLPTILSPLGKACAGMDLTAVHDILLKTGYKDDEGAENELSFQEWTQQVQEMLNTKKFGDIAFRDKDFKTAIDYYSKLVGMMSVPSATVFARRSFSYLMNGQSELALRDAMQAQVCMPEWPTAFYLQALALSKLGMETDAQDMLNDGATFEAKKQNSWRG